The following coding sequences are from one Indioceanicola profundi window:
- a CDS encoding IS110 family RNA-guided transposase, whose protein sequence is MTRIEPIPEGAALVAIDIAKLRNEVLIDLPGQSRRRRLSIANTRADHDRLVEALTSLDRLVVVAFEATGNYHRPLAWRLLQAGFRVQLVSSVALARTREAVHNGWNKNDPKDAQVILHMLKTGLVQRYHDPLAHGFNDLQELSKTHEAVSKAKSELLHRILTHHLPLYFPEIERFRQNSRSDWFFAFLERFPTPASITALSKEAFLATAWDLVGRKVAKAQLLADIYETAGESIALPIPLDSPALTMFRIVLAEMRSLIRQRDAIEEMADELLKEHDDYKLLRNVPGVGPIIALTILAEAGDLRRFRHHRQFLKFCGLDLATYQSGQFRGQTKLSKFGNARLRRALWLAGQVAIRQKENGFREKFRRYIARDPDNPDLRRKAQTAITAKMARVVHAVVKRGSEYRPFFEGAAPSGRTSLRQWP, encoded by the coding sequence ATGACCAGGATCGAGCCTATCCCTGAAGGCGCTGCCTTGGTAGCCATCGACATCGCCAAGCTGCGCAATGAGGTCTTGATCGACCTGCCGGGCCAATCACGGCGGCGCCGGCTGTCGATCGCAAACACCCGTGCTGACCACGACCGGCTAGTGGAAGCTCTGACCAGCTTGGATCGTCTTGTTGTCGTCGCCTTCGAGGCGACCGGCAATTATCATCGCCCGCTCGCCTGGCGACTGCTCCAGGCCGGGTTCAGGGTTCAGCTGGTATCCTCAGTCGCCCTCGCCCGAACGCGCGAGGCTGTCCACAATGGCTGGAACAAGAACGATCCCAAGGACGCCCAGGTTATTCTGCACATGCTGAAAACCGGGCTTGTCCAGCGTTATCATGACCCGCTCGCCCACGGCTTCAACGACCTCCAGGAGCTCTCAAAGACCCATGAGGCGGTGTCCAAGGCCAAGAGTGAACTTCTGCATCGCATCCTGACCCACCACCTACCGCTCTATTTTCCAGAGATTGAGCGCTTCCGTCAGAACAGCCGCAGTGACTGGTTCTTTGCCTTCCTGGAGCGGTTCCCGACACCGGCCAGCATCACGGCCCTGTCCAAGGAGGCGTTTCTCGCAACTGCCTGGGACCTTGTTGGCCGTAAGGTGGCCAAGGCGCAGTTGCTGGCCGACATCTATGAGACTGCTGGGGAGTCGATTGCGCTGCCGATCCCTCTGGACAGCCCGGCTCTGACCATGTTCCGGATCGTGCTGGCCGAGATGCGCAGCCTCATCCGACAGCGTGACGCAATCGAGGAAATGGCGGACGAGCTGCTGAAGGAGCATGACGATTACAAGCTGCTGCGCAACGTTCCCGGCGTGGGCCCGATTATCGCCCTGACCATCCTGGCCGAGGCCGGTGACCTGCGCCGGTTCCGGCATCACCGGCAGTTTCTGAAGTTCTGCGGCCTGGACCTCGCCACCTACCAGTCCGGCCAGTTCCGCGGCCAAACCAAGCTGTCCAAGTTTGGCAATGCCCGTCTGCGCCGGGCCTTGTGGCTGGCAGGGCAGGTTGCGATCCGTCAGAAAGAGAATGGATTTCGCGAGAAGTTCCGGCGCTACATCGCCCGTGATCCCGATAACCCGGACCTGAGGCGCAAGGCCCAGACAGCGATTACCGCCAAGATGGCGCGTGTGGTGCATGCCGTCGTCAAACGCGGTTCTGAGTACCGCCCCTTTTTTGAGGGGGCGGCGCCAAGTGGAAGAACCTCTCTCCGGCAGTGG